The following are from one region of the Hymenobacter sp. YIM 151858-1 genome:
- the ggt gene encoding gamma-glutamyltransferase, with protein MLHRSLLALGLAAVLVGSPACQRQPATHTAAADATALPAPRAAAPVTARQAMVVSAHPEATRIGLEVLQKGGNAYDAAVAVQFALAVALPAAGNIGGGGFVVYRNADGSVGALDFREKAPLAASKDMYLDAQGNVRAGLSTRGHLAAGVPGTVAGMVALHQKLGKLPWADLVRPAAELAAQGLQLTAKEAAGLNSVRPHMLSVNKHVPAYAHPEGRPWQAGDVIKYPELAAALGRIQQNGRAGFYQGETARLLLAEMQRGGGIISQADLDQYQPAWREPVRGRYRQFDIISMPPPSSGGVALLQMLQMLEPYNLGRLGWHSTESVHLITEAERRVYADRATYLGDPDFGRVPVAQLLDAKYLKQRMQGITPGGPATPSSQVTAGAGLPGYESDQTTHYSIVDAQGNAVSCTTTLNGGYGSLVVVQGAGFLLNNEMDDFSVKAGVPNMYGVIGGTANAIQPGKRMLSSMTPTIVTENGQVRLVVGTPGGSTIITSVLQAVLNVLDYGFDPQQAVAAPRLHHQWLPDHIDVEEGALSPAARTELERRGYKLNPRNPWGRIDMIERRKDGTLVGGADPRGDDTAAGY; from the coding sequence ATGCTCCACCGCTCCTTACTTGCTCTGGGCCTGGCCGCCGTGCTGGTTGGCTCGCCCGCTTGCCAGCGCCAGCCGGCCACCCATACTGCTGCTGCCGATGCTACTGCCCTGCCAGCACCTAGGGCCGCGGCGCCCGTTACGGCCCGCCAGGCCATGGTGGTTTCGGCGCACCCCGAGGCCACGCGCATTGGCCTGGAGGTGCTGCAAAAAGGCGGCAATGCGTACGATGCGGCGGTGGCGGTGCAGTTTGCCTTGGCCGTGGCGCTGCCTGCGGCGGGCAATATTGGCGGCGGCGGCTTTGTGGTGTACCGTAATGCCGATGGCTCGGTGGGCGCGCTTGATTTTCGGGAGAAGGCGCCTTTGGCGGCCAGCAAGGATATGTACCTCGATGCCCAAGGCAACGTGCGCGCCGGCCTGAGCACGCGGGGCCACTTGGCCGCCGGTGTGCCCGGCACGGTGGCGGGTATGGTAGCGCTGCATCAGAAACTGGGTAAGCTGCCGTGGGCCGATTTGGTGCGCCCCGCCGCCGAGTTGGCTGCCCAAGGCTTGCAGCTAACGGCTAAGGAAGCCGCAGGGCTGAACTCGGTTCGGCCGCATATGCTAAGCGTGAACAAGCACGTGCCGGCCTATGCCCACCCCGAAGGCCGCCCTTGGCAAGCCGGCGACGTTATCAAGTACCCTGAGCTGGCCGCGGCCCTAGGTCGGATTCAGCAAAACGGCCGCGCGGGCTTTTACCAGGGCGAAACTGCCCGCTTGTTGTTGGCCGAAATGCAGCGCGGCGGGGGCATCATCAGCCAGGCCGACCTCGACCAATACCAACCCGCGTGGCGCGAGCCCGTGCGCGGCCGCTACCGCCAATTCGACATCATTAGCATGCCACCGCCCTCGTCGGGGGGCGTGGCCCTGCTCCAAATGCTGCAGATGCTGGAGCCCTATAACCTAGGTCGCCTGGGTTGGCACTCGACTGAGAGCGTGCATCTCATTACCGAGGCCGAGCGCCGCGTGTACGCCGACCGCGCCACCTACCTCGGCGACCCGGATTTTGGCCGGGTGCCCGTGGCGCAGCTCCTCGATGCCAAGTACCTCAAACAACGCATGCAAGGCATCACGCCCGGCGGCCCGGCCACTCCCTCATCGCAGGTAACAGCCGGCGCGGGCCTGCCCGGTTACGAGTCGGACCAGACGACCCACTACAGCATTGTGGACGCGCAGGGCAACGCCGTGAGCTGCACCACCACGCTCAACGGCGGCTACGGCTCGTTGGTGGTGGTGCAAGGTGCAGGCTTCCTGCTGAATAACGAAATGGACGATTTCTCGGTGAAAGCCGGCGTACCGAATATGTATGGCGTAATTGGCGGCACGGCCAACGCCATTCAGCCCGGCAAGCGCATGCTTTCGTCGATGACGCCCACCATCGTTACCGAAAACGGCCAGGTGCGCCTGGTAGTGGGCACGCCGGGCGGCAGCACCATCATCACCTCGGTGCTGCAGGCGGTGCTCAACGTGCTCGACTACGGCTTCGATCCGCAGCAAGCCGTGGCGGCCCCGCGCCTGCACCACCAGTGGCTCCCCGACCACATTGATGTGGAAGAAGGCGCCCTCTCCCCTGCTGCCCGCACCGAGCTGGAGCGCCGCGGCTACAAGCTAAACCCACGCAACCCCTGGGGCCGCATCGACATGATTGAGCGGCGCAAAGACGGCACGCTCGTAGGCGGCGCCGACCCGCGCGGCGACGATACGGCGGCTGGGTATTAG
- a CDS encoding OmpA family protein, whose product MPHRFCLPFVLLLGVLAPAASAQTLPPNLLLDDSFDDNRQGWRVGSDANGSFALEAGTYRVRNQQGVSLELKTLPLNLGADYALEATVQQQGAGRGGLFWGAADDDNGNVFALENDGRSYVIGRWQKGKWEELRPATAVPGNAAGKPHTLRVLVHGNEARYYIDGAEVWKQTALRTYGTDLGPYASRQAELRLDRLRAWHKASIRLAPDLPLTMQREHLGVVINEPDVRETNPRVSPDGRQLYFARDVRQGPALSLDVFVAQRQPDGRYADVQPLGKPLNNEGNNAVESITPDGNTALLMNLYQPDGSSRPERGASVARRRPDGTWGTPEPVRFRALPPGAERADYFLAASGNVMLLALDAPTHPQKCDLYVSHLTPRGDWTEPKPLGATINTPGDDYAPFLAPDGRTLYFASSGHPGFGGDDIFVTTRLDETWTKWSQPLNLGPGINTLQDDGYFSVTASGDYAFLVGTNDRGNYDLYRVALPPALRPKATILVRGRTLDARTNQPIVADIKVELQPKGTAAGEARAATAGKFQLTLPGGATYTVRATAPGYLPTNEPLDLTSNTQYTEISRDILLTPLSAGQRIALNNLFFQQSKPDLLPTSQPELDRLVQVLKDNPELKIRLEGHTDNQGDPKLNVKLSEERVQHVQQYLVGQGIAATRLQTMGFGGSKPVAPNDNEYNRRKNRRVELVVVQ is encoded by the coding sequence ATGCCCCACCGTTTCTGCCTGCCCTTTGTGCTTTTGCTTGGCGTGCTGGCGCCGGCCGCTTCGGCCCAAACGCTGCCGCCCAACTTGTTGCTCGATGATTCTTTCGACGACAACCGGCAGGGCTGGCGCGTGGGCTCCGATGCCAACGGTAGCTTTGCCCTGGAGGCCGGAACCTACCGCGTGCGCAACCAGCAGGGCGTGAGCCTCGAGCTGAAAACCCTGCCCCTGAACCTAGGAGCCGATTACGCCCTCGAGGCTACGGTGCAGCAGCAGGGCGCGGGCCGCGGCGGCCTGTTTTGGGGCGCTGCTGATGACGACAACGGCAACGTATTCGCCCTCGAAAACGACGGCCGCAGCTACGTAATTGGCCGCTGGCAGAAAGGCAAGTGGGAAGAGCTGCGCCCCGCCACCGCCGTGCCGGGCAACGCCGCGGGCAAGCCGCACACCCTGCGCGTGCTGGTGCACGGCAACGAAGCCCGCTACTACATCGATGGCGCCGAAGTCTGGAAGCAAACCGCCCTGCGCACCTACGGCACCGACCTAGGTCCCTACGCCAGCCGCCAGGCCGAGCTGCGCCTCGATCGGCTGCGCGCCTGGCACAAAGCCAGCATCCGGCTAGCGCCCGATCTGCCGCTTACCATGCAGCGCGAACACCTGGGCGTGGTGATAAACGAGCCCGACGTGCGCGAAACCAACCCCCGCGTCAGCCCCGATGGCCGCCAGCTGTACTTTGCCCGCGACGTGCGCCAGGGCCCCGCCCTCAGCCTCGACGTGTTTGTGGCGCAGCGCCAGCCCGATGGCCGCTACGCCGACGTGCAGCCCCTGGGTAAGCCGCTCAACAACGAGGGCAACAACGCCGTGGAAAGCATTACGCCCGACGGCAACACGGCCTTGCTCATGAACCTGTACCAGCCCGATGGCAGCAGCCGGCCCGAGCGCGGCGCCTCCGTGGCGCGCCGCCGGCCCGATGGCACGTGGGGTACGCCCGAGCCGGTGCGCTTCCGGGCTTTGCCGCCCGGCGCCGAGCGCGCCGATTACTTTCTGGCCGCCTCGGGCAACGTAATGCTGCTGGCCCTCGATGCGCCCACGCACCCCCAGAAGTGCGACCTGTACGTGAGCCACCTCACGCCGCGCGGCGACTGGACCGAGCCCAAGCCCCTGGGTGCCACCATCAACACGCCCGGCGACGACTACGCGCCCTTTCTGGCGCCCGATGGCCGCACGCTGTACTTCGCCTCCAGCGGCCACCCCGGCTTCGGCGGCGACGATATTTTCGTGACCACGCGCCTCGACGAAACCTGGACGAAGTGGAGCCAGCCGCTGAACCTAGGGCCCGGCATCAACACCCTGCAGGACGACGGCTACTTCTCGGTAACGGCCTCCGGCGATTACGCCTTTCTGGTAGGCACCAACGACCGCGGCAACTACGACCTCTACCGCGTGGCCCTGCCACCTGCCCTGCGCCCCAAAGCCACCATTCTGGTGCGGGGCCGCACCCTCGATGCCCGCACCAACCAGCCCATAGTGGCCGATATCAAAGTAGAGCTGCAGCCCAAAGGCACCGCCGCCGGCGAAGCCCGCGCCGCTACCGCTGGCAAGTTTCAGCTGACCTTGCCCGGCGGCGCCACCTACACCGTGCGCGCCACCGCCCCCGGCTACCTGCCCACCAACGAGCCGCTCGACCTTACGAGCAACACCCAGTACACCGAAATCAGCCGCGATATTCTGCTCACGCCGCTATCGGCCGGGCAACGCATTGCGCTCAACAACCTCTTCTTTCAGCAGAGCAAGCCCGATTTGCTGCCCACCTCGCAGCCCGAGCTCGACCGGCTGGTGCAGGTGCTCAAGGACAATCCCGAGCTAAAAATTCGCCTCGAAGGCCACACCGACAACCAAGGCGACCCCAAGCTGAACGTAAAGCTCTCGGAAGAGCGCGTGCAGCACGTGCAGCAGTACTTGGTAGGGCAGGGCATTGCCGCCACGCGCCTGCAAACCATGGGCTTTGGCGGCAGCAAACCCGTAGCGCCCAACGACAACGAGTACAACCGCCGCAAAAACCGCCGTGTGGAGCTAGTGGTAGTGCAGTAG
- a CDS encoding alpha amylase C-terminal domain-containing protein: MDTAEVTAPVTAAEPQLPLVQQDPWLAPFADVIQRRLARFEQRLAEIQAECGSLARYACRHQQFGLHYDVRRRGYWFREWAPAAEAVSIMGDFNQWDRHYTPLTRRADGVWEVFLSEQTFPNLVHGSRYKVHIVAANGSRDRLPATVRRVVQDEHSKDFAAQVWRPEQPFQWTDQQFRVNNYVKEPLIYEAHVGMALEEGRVGTWREFADYILPRIQADGYNVVQLMAVAEHPYYGSFGYHVANFFAPSARFGTPEDLKYLVNEAHRRGLAVVMDVVHSHSVKNEAEGLGNLDGSDNLYFHKGERGRHPGWDSLLFDYGRPEVQQFLLSNLRYWLEEFHFDGFRFDGVTSMLYHHHGEGTAFTEYGQYFGPEADDDAILYLQLATALVKECKKSALLIAEDMSGLPGLARPLKEGGIGFDYRLGMGLPDFWIKTLKHQRDEDWNLGGLWHQLSNRRAGEKTVAYAESHDQALVGDKTLSHWLLDARVYSSMSRLNSPDIETVRGVALHKMIRLVTLGAGGEAYMNFIGNEFGHPEWVDFPREGNNWSHHHARRQWSLADNPDLYYHAWLQFDHAMIALERRTRFLNAGPARLLHIDEDNKVMAFERGSLVFVFNFHPERSLPDYRFFAGTAGTYVPVLDSDESQFGGFGRITAGIKHFTQPDEHGTPFLSLYLPTRTAQVLQRVK; the protein is encoded by the coding sequence ATGGATACTGCCGAAGTTACTGCCCCGGTTACTGCTGCCGAACCGCAACTGCCCTTGGTGCAACAAGACCCCTGGCTGGCTCCTTTTGCCGACGTAATTCAGCGGCGCCTTGCGCGCTTTGAGCAGCGGCTGGCCGAAATTCAGGCCGAATGCGGCTCCTTGGCGCGCTACGCCTGCCGTCACCAGCAGTTTGGGCTGCACTACGATGTCCGCCGCCGCGGCTATTGGTTCCGGGAGTGGGCGCCGGCCGCCGAAGCCGTTTCCATCATGGGCGACTTTAACCAGTGGGACCGGCACTACACCCCGCTCACGCGCCGCGCCGATGGCGTGTGGGAGGTATTTCTGAGCGAGCAAACCTTTCCGAACCTGGTGCACGGCTCACGCTACAAAGTGCACATAGTGGCCGCCAACGGCTCGCGCGACCGACTGCCCGCCACCGTGCGCCGCGTGGTGCAAGATGAGCACAGCAAGGATTTTGCGGCCCAAGTGTGGCGCCCCGAGCAGCCCTTCCAGTGGACAGACCAGCAGTTCCGCGTCAACAACTACGTAAAGGAGCCGCTTATTTACGAGGCGCACGTAGGCATGGCCCTCGAAGAAGGCCGCGTAGGCACCTGGCGCGAGTTTGCCGACTACATTCTGCCCCGCATTCAGGCCGATGGCTACAACGTGGTGCAGTTGATGGCCGTGGCCGAGCACCCGTACTATGGCTCGTTTGGCTACCACGTGGCCAACTTCTTCGCGCCCTCGGCCCGCTTCGGCACCCCCGAAGACCTGAAGTACCTAGTAAACGAAGCGCACCGCCGCGGCCTGGCCGTGGTGATGGACGTGGTGCACTCGCACAGCGTGAAAAACGAAGCCGAAGGCCTGGGCAACCTCGATGGCTCCGATAACCTGTACTTCCACAAAGGCGAGCGGGGCCGTCACCCCGGTTGGGATTCGCTGCTGTTCGATTACGGCCGGCCCGAGGTACAGCAGTTCCTGCTCAGCAACTTGCGCTACTGGCTCGAGGAGTTCCACTTCGATGGCTTCCGGTTCGATGGCGTAACCAGCATGCTGTACCACCACCACGGCGAGGGTACGGCCTTCACGGAGTACGGGCAGTACTTCGGCCCCGAAGCCGACGACGATGCCATTTTGTACCTGCAATTGGCTACGGCGCTGGTGAAGGAATGCAAGAAATCGGCCTTACTGATTGCCGAAGACATGAGCGGCTTACCCGGCCTGGCGCGCCCCCTAAAAGAAGGTGGCATTGGCTTCGACTACCGCCTGGGTATGGGTTTGCCCGATTTCTGGATCAAGACCCTGAAGCACCAACGCGACGAGGACTGGAACCTAGGTGGCCTGTGGCACCAGCTGAGCAACCGCCGCGCCGGCGAAAAAACGGTGGCTTACGCCGAGTCGCACGACCAAGCCTTAGTAGGCGACAAAACCCTCTCGCACTGGCTGCTCGATGCGCGGGTGTACAGCAGCATGTCGCGCCTCAACTCGCCCGACATCGAAACCGTGCGCGGCGTGGCCCTGCACAAGATGATTCGGCTGGTAACCCTAGGTGCCGGCGGCGAGGCCTACATGAACTTTATCGGCAACGAGTTCGGGCACCCCGAATGGGTCGACTTTCCGCGTGAAGGCAACAACTGGAGCCACCACCACGCCCGCCGGCAGTGGTCGTTGGCCGATAACCCCGACCTGTACTACCACGCCTGGCTGCAGTTCGACCACGCCATGATTGCCTTGGAGCGCCGTACGCGTTTCTTGAATGCCGGCCCGGCCCGCCTGCTCCACATCGACGAGGATAACAAAGTAATGGCCTTTGAGCGCGGCAGTCTGGTGTTTGTGTTCAACTTTCACCCCGAGCGCAGCCTGCCCGATTACCGCTTCTTTGCCGGTACCGCCGGCACCTACGTACCCGTTCTTGATTCCGATGAGTCGCAGTTCGGCGGCTTCGGGCGCATCACAGCGGGCATCAAGCACTTCACCCAGCCCGACGAGCACGGCACGCCGTTCCTGAGCCTGTACCTGCCCACCCGCACCGCCCAAGTGCTGCAGCGGGTGAAGTAG
- a CDS encoding YdeI/OmpD-associated family protein has translation MSNVPAFTPEHTFDAQLELDSESGGVFVLMPFDVKEVYGTRGQVKVLATFDGFPYQGSLMPLGDGTHVLVVPKQVRGAIDKTWGHEVHVELARDTNPRVVEVSEEFARVLAAEPGAREKFDLLSYTHQKEYTRWIEAAKSTEIRYERMRKAVGMIKAGKKRS, from the coding sequence ATGTCCAACGTACCCGCTTTCACCCCCGAACACACCTTCGACGCCCAGCTTGAACTTGATAGCGAAAGCGGCGGCGTGTTTGTGCTTATGCCCTTCGATGTAAAAGAGGTGTACGGCACCCGCGGGCAGGTGAAAGTGCTGGCAACGTTTGATGGTTTCCCGTACCAAGGCAGCCTTATGCCCCTCGGCGACGGCACGCACGTGCTGGTGGTGCCCAAGCAAGTGCGCGGTGCCATCGACAAAACCTGGGGCCACGAAGTACACGTGGAGCTTGCCCGCGACACCAACCCGCGCGTGGTGGAAGTATCCGAAGAGTTTGCCCGCGTACTGGCCGCCGAGCCCGGCGCCCGCGAGAAATTCGACCTGCTCTCCTACACCCACCAAAAAGAATACACCCGCTGGATTGAGGCTGCCAAGAGCACCGAAATCCGGTACGAACGCATGCGCAAAGCGGTGGGCATGATTAAGGCTGGTAAGAAGCGCAGCTAA
- a CDS encoding glycosyltransferase family 4 protein, protein MLNPASASVLLLGWDAASEALPLAHALPATTGVQLWLAEPVAAAALPGNATAQHLGGALPPAPDFATLGTAAPAYPYIGSSTYTTARSNLANEQRNGFQVPATPYIGSTPTTELLERQPASEPGVLEAAELSSQYTTVDEQADDLPLGAPADNAAPEAAASAPEPETTQADAPIFASAVPGQLAPAEVPAVEPTPEQRNESVSAQPEPLLSWAADLDGMNFRIIQYARHAVRLAHSATFDVVFAPDWPVWLAGVEIRHITHRPLVLRVTQLASDRPSPVDRGWGEALERLALPHADRVLVPDQHTAERLQAMYRIPAERLHVQAPGSAPDLTAALVLDPRLFA, encoded by the coding sequence ATGCTCAACCCCGCTTCTGCTTCTGTGCTGCTACTGGGCTGGGACGCCGCGTCCGAAGCGCTGCCGCTGGCCCACGCGCTGCCCGCTACTACAGGTGTTCAGCTATGGCTTGCCGAGCCGGTTGCGGCCGCTGCCCTGCCCGGCAATGCCACCGCCCAGCACCTAGGCGGCGCTTTGCCCCCGGCTCCCGATTTCGCCACCCTAGGTACCGCCGCCCCGGCCTACCCCTACATCGGGAGCAGCACCTACACCACGGCCCGCAGCAACCTGGCCAACGAGCAGCGAAACGGCTTTCAGGTACCCGCCACGCCCTACATCGGCAGCACGCCAACCACCGAATTGCTGGAGCGGCAACCCGCCTCCGAACCCGGCGTGCTGGAAGCCGCCGAGCTAAGCAGCCAGTACACTACCGTCGATGAGCAAGCCGACGACTTGCCCCTAGGTGCGCCGGCCGACAACGCCGCACCGGAGGCAGCCGCATCGGCCCCCGAACCCGAAACCACCCAAGCCGACGCACCCATTTTCGCTTCGGCAGTACCCGGGCAATTGGCGCCAGCTGAGGTGCCAGCCGTGGAGCCCACTCCGGAGCAGCGCAACGAGTCGGTTTCGGCGCAGCCTGAACCCCTGCTGAGCTGGGCCGCCGACCTCGACGGCATGAATTTCCGCATCATTCAGTACGCCCGCCACGCCGTGCGTTTGGCGCACAGCGCTACCTTTGATGTGGTTTTCGCGCCGGATTGGCCGGTGTGGCTGGCCGGCGTCGAAATCCGGCATATCACCCACCGCCCGCTGGTGTTGCGCGTTACGCAGCTGGCCTCCGACCGTCCGTCGCCCGTCGATAGGGGTTGGGGCGAAGCGCTGGAACGCCTGGCCCTCCCCCATGCCGACCGCGTGCTGGTGCCCGATCAGCATACCGCTGAGCGCCTGCAAGCCATGTACCGCATACCCGCCGAGCGCCTGCACGTGCAAGCCCCCGGCTCGGCCCCCGACCTTACGGCCGCCTTGGTGCTCGACCCTCGCCTTTTTGCTTAA
- a CDS encoding glycoside hydrolase family 31 protein yields MDNTTIQENNYMINDLAQKAKQDFTPGQVVSAEVVPGTADFRFSADNGVVLLVQVITDKIIRFRYSTDGYFAPDFSYAFEGGVPPRETPALLEFVEKDDHYRLTTGRLICIVGKEGMHVRLLNRSGVVLCEYEKGFHWEYDYETGNDIVKMSQQVQPGVHYFGLGDKPANMNLRGHRFCNWGSDTYGYVKGSDPLYKNIPFFMALHQKLAYGLFFDNSFKSYFDFAAERADVTSFWAHGGEMNFYFIYGPTLLEVTQQYTHCLTGTPELPPLWALGYHQCKWSYYPEKLFRGIGEEFRKRQIPCDALYLDIDYMDGYRCFTWHPEHFPEPKKMVQELANDGFKTIVIIDPGIKIDPQYPVWQQGFENDYFCRRGDGPLMKGSVWPGLCHFPDFTRTTVREWWSGLFKGLIEDVGVRGVWNDMNEPAVFEKGTFPDDVRFDYDGNPCTHKKAHNVYGMQMARATNEGVKRFSYPNRPFTITRSTYSGGQRYSSGWTGDNVASWEHLWLANIQCQRLSISGFSFIGSDVGGFINTPDGELYVRWVALAAFHPFFRTHSSGDHGDQEPWSFGEEFTDLARQFIELRYRLLPYMYTTFWQYVQHGTPMLRPLAFLDQNDIETYQRMAEFALGDHLLVCPVTQAGVDGRWMYLPKGQWYYWWTDEARDGGSEVWASAGLDRIPLYVRAGAVIPLRPVMQYVEELPVTELTLHVYYKNGKETSTLYDDGGEGYGYQQGQYTLRRYTVTGNATSLQLQQETEGELTPSWATCRVVLHGLPLGAELLAVTADGQELKVEVAPSANGGQDLPQVVVPAGFAELVVRTA; encoded by the coding sequence ATGGACAATACCACGATTCAGGAAAACAATTACATGATTAACGACTTGGCCCAAAAGGCTAAGCAGGATTTTACGCCTGGCCAAGTCGTAAGTGCCGAAGTCGTTCCGGGTACCGCCGATTTTCGTTTCTCGGCCGACAACGGGGTGGTGCTGCTCGTGCAGGTTATCACCGACAAAATAATTCGTTTCCGCTACAGCACCGACGGCTACTTCGCGCCCGATTTCAGCTACGCCTTCGAAGGGGGCGTGCCGCCGCGCGAAACCCCCGCGCTGCTCGAGTTTGTGGAAAAGGACGACCACTACCGCCTCACCACGGGCCGCCTCATTTGCATTGTGGGCAAAGAGGGCATGCACGTGCGCCTGCTCAACCGCTCGGGCGTGGTGCTGTGCGAGTACGAGAAGGGCTTCCACTGGGAGTACGACTACGAGACCGGCAACGACATCGTGAAGATGAGCCAGCAGGTGCAGCCCGGCGTGCACTACTTCGGCCTCGGCGACAAGCCCGCCAACATGAACCTGCGCGGGCACCGCTTCTGCAACTGGGGCTCCGATACCTACGGCTACGTTAAGGGCTCCGACCCGCTCTATAAGAACATTCCGTTCTTCATGGCCCTGCACCAAAAGCTGGCCTACGGTCTGTTCTTCGACAATTCCTTCAAGAGCTACTTCGACTTTGCCGCCGAGCGCGCCGACGTAACCTCGTTTTGGGCGCACGGGGGCGAGATGAACTTCTACTTCATCTACGGCCCCACGCTGCTCGAAGTAACCCAGCAGTACACCCACTGCCTCACGGGCACGCCCGAACTGCCGCCGCTGTGGGCGCTGGGTTACCACCAGTGCAAGTGGAGCTACTACCCCGAAAAGCTGTTCCGCGGCATCGGCGAGGAATTCCGGAAGCGCCAGATTCCGTGCGACGCGCTGTACCTCGACATCGACTACATGGACGGGTACCGCTGCTTTACCTGGCACCCCGAGCACTTCCCCGAGCCCAAAAAGATGGTGCAGGAGCTGGCCAACGACGGCTTCAAGACCATTGTCATTATCGACCCGGGCATCAAAATCGACCCGCAGTACCCGGTGTGGCAGCAGGGCTTCGAGAACGACTACTTCTGCCGCCGCGGCGACGGGCCGCTGATGAAAGGCTCGGTGTGGCCTGGCCTGTGCCACTTCCCCGATTTCACGCGCACCACGGTGCGCGAGTGGTGGAGCGGCCTGTTTAAGGGCCTGATTGAAGACGTGGGCGTGCGCGGCGTGTGGAACGACATGAACGAGCCGGCCGTGTTCGAGAAAGGCACCTTCCCCGACGACGTGCGCTTCGACTACGACGGCAACCCCTGCACGCACAAAAAGGCGCACAACGTGTACGGCATGCAAATGGCCCGCGCCACCAACGAGGGCGTGAAGCGCTTCAGCTACCCCAACCGGCCCTTCACCATCACGCGCAGCACTTATTCGGGCGGGCAGCGCTACTCCTCCGGCTGGACCGGCGACAACGTGGCTTCCTGGGAGCACCTCTGGCTGGCCAACATCCAGTGCCAGCGCCTGAGCATTTCGGGCTTCTCGTTTATCGGTTCCGATGTGGGCGGCTTCATCAACACACCCGATGGCGAACTGTATGTGCGCTGGGTAGCCCTGGCGGCGTTCCACCCGTTCTTCCGCACGCACAGCTCCGGCGACCACGGCGACCAGGAGCCCTGGTCGTTCGGCGAGGAGTTTACCGACCTGGCGCGCCAGTTCATCGAGCTGCGCTACCGCCTGCTGCCCTACATGTACACCACATTCTGGCAGTACGTGCAGCACGGCACGCCCATGCTGCGCCCCTTGGCTTTCCTCGACCAAAACGACATCGAGACGTACCAGCGCATGGCCGAGTTTGCCCTCGGCGACCACCTGCTGGTGTGCCCCGTAACGCAAGCCGGCGTGGATGGCCGCTGGATGTACCTGCCCAAAGGCCAGTGGTACTACTGGTGGACCGACGAAGCCCGCGACGGCGGCTCGGAAGTGTGGGCCTCGGCCGGCCTCGACCGCATTCCGCTGTACGTGCGCGCCGGTGCCGTAATTCCGCTGCGCCCCGTGATGCAGTACGTGGAGGAGCTGCCCGTAACCGAGCTCACGCTGCACGTGTACTACAAAAACGGCAAGGAAACCAGCACCCTCTACGACGACGGCGGCGAAGGCTACGGCTACCAGCAAGGCCAGTACACGCTGCGCCGCTACACCGTAACCGGCAACGCTACCAGCCTGCAGCTGCAGCAGGAAACCGAAGGCGAGCTGACGCCCAGCTGGGCCACCTGCCGCGTGGTGCTGCACGGCTTGCCCCTAGGCGCCGAACTGCTTGCCGTGACGGCCGATGGCCAGGAGCTGAAAGTAGAAGTAGCTCCTTCGGCCAACGGCGGCCAGGACCTGCCCCAAGTGGTAGTGCCGGCCGGCTTTGCCGAGCTAGTGGTGCGCACGGCCTAA
- a CDS encoding tetratricopeptide repeat protein: MEKLWPLLLSLGGLLSLGSCQTEARPTAVADPCLDRAYQAKLIERYIDNGAQRYGYNHPNWEVYCDSLIAACPNIAVAYQEKAIPYLKNGDYAQAFALEDKAVSLDPKTWTAYRGFLYCIFTKDYPAALRDFEQAEKLVPGGYQMDHTYWFYRGLCHLELGDLKAAEADLLRDVATQQQGKTNTAPHFNSLFYLGVVAYEAKQLPKAADYLGRALQQYPQHPDAHYYLGLTEQALSKTGSARKHLAQARRYLQQGYSMSEDNLFYVNYPHQITAHEAEQALVAKQAP, translated from the coding sequence ATGGAAAAGTTGTGGCCGTTACTCCTTAGCCTAGGTGGCCTGCTGAGCCTGGGCAGCTGCCAGACCGAAGCCAGGCCCACCGCCGTTGCCGACCCGTGCCTCGATCGGGCGTACCAGGCCAAGCTTATCGAGCGCTACATTGATAATGGCGCGCAGCGCTACGGCTACAACCACCCCAACTGGGAAGTGTACTGCGACAGCCTGATTGCCGCTTGCCCGAATATTGCCGTGGCGTATCAGGAGAAGGCCATTCCGTACCTTAAAAACGGCGACTACGCCCAAGCCTTCGCCCTCGAAGACAAAGCCGTAAGCCTCGACCCCAAAACCTGGACGGCCTACCGCGGCTTTCTGTACTGCATCTTCACGAAGGACTACCCGGCCGCTCTGCGCGACTTCGAGCAAGCCGAAAAGCTGGTGCCAGGCGGCTACCAGATGGACCACACCTACTGGTTTTACCGCGGTTTGTGCCACCTGGAGCTGGGCGACCTGAAAGCCGCAGAAGCTGATTTGCTCCGCGACGTAGCCACGCAGCAGCAAGGCAAAACCAATACTGCGCCGCACTTCAACTCGCTGTTTTACCTCGGCGTAGTGGCGTACGAGGCCAAGCAACTGCCCAAAGCAGCCGACTACCTAGGGCGTGCGCTGCAACAGTACCCCCAGCACCCCGATGCGCATTACTACCTAGGGCTAACCGAGCAGGCACTTAGCAAAACCGGCAGCGCCAGGAAGCACCTTGCGCAGGCACGCCGGTATCTGCAGCAGGGCTACAGCATGAGCGAGGATAACTTGTTCTACGTCAACTATCCGCACCAAATTACAGCCCACGAGGCCGAGCAGGCACTAGTTGCCAAACAGGCGCCCTAG